In Blastopirellula sediminis, the following proteins share a genomic window:
- a CDS encoding glycosyltransferase family 87 protein, with product MREILFQYESINPSTWAYVASLLAIGLYFKFNRVWSVRNLDIFLIILLAPGMLMVHFGQQQILESSQAVIALVNPDASPDDPNAKLPVTPSAELSDSFDLEPDAEPELAEVVPLPEQPSDFDQQEEARIKARELGRQLEKYGYIWLFCLSGLIVVRLFIDPTMVRRPLLEPNVTVGAMMFMSIALFTFLISNIIVGRPSEADVRGIRAAEIMMASGDSAEVEKSLRHFGPGYRLLSFLPRIPTSQFAQAEPTTDEEARSQRIIVILTKLVAILSNLAMLVGVVLIGYRHFENLSMGIGAAFLYLLLPYTALYTGRVDHVLPGALLVWAILCYRRPTWAGIFLGLAIGTVYYPLFLLPLWVSFYWQRGVVRFALGVTAMLVLLVLTLAIVAPNVTTFLNQFSAMFGLWSPRSEGFTGFWNYFIYSNDFRIPILVAFVICACGLAFWPAQKNLGTMLSCSAAIMLAAQFWHANDGTTYLAWYMPLLLLTVFRPNLEDRVALHVIGEGWLPRRVTVAKEEKKAA from the coding sequence ATGCGTGAGATCCTCTTTCAGTACGAAAGCATCAATCCCTCGACGTGGGCTTATGTCGCGTCGCTGCTGGCGATTGGTCTGTACTTTAAGTTCAATCGGGTGTGGAGCGTTCGCAACCTCGACATCTTTTTGATCATTCTGCTCGCGCCCGGAATGTTGATGGTCCACTTCGGCCAACAGCAAATCTTGGAATCGTCGCAAGCGGTGATCGCGCTCGTCAATCCTGACGCGTCGCCAGACGATCCCAACGCGAAACTGCCGGTCACCCCGTCGGCCGAACTATCGGACTCGTTCGACCTGGAGCCTGACGCCGAACCGGAACTGGCCGAAGTCGTTCCGCTGCCCGAGCAACCTTCCGATTTCGATCAACAGGAAGAGGCCCGCATCAAGGCGCGGGAACTTGGTCGCCAACTGGAGAAGTACGGCTACATCTGGCTCTTCTGTCTCAGCGGGCTGATCGTGGTGCGACTCTTCATCGATCCGACGATGGTTCGCCGTCCCCTCTTGGAACCGAATGTGACCGTCGGCGCGATGATGTTCATGAGCATCGCCCTCTTCACCTTTTTGATTTCCAACATCATCGTCGGTCGTCCCAGCGAAGCGGACGTCCGCGGGATTCGGGCCGCTGAGATCATGATGGCGAGCGGCGATTCGGCCGAAGTCGAAAAGTCGCTGCGGCACTTCGGGCCTGGCTACCGCCTGCTCAGCTTCCTGCCGCGGATTCCGACGTCGCAGTTCGCTCAGGCCGAACCTACCACGGACGAAGAAGCGAGGAGCCAGCGGATCATCGTCATCCTGACCAAGCTGGTCGCGATCCTCTCGAACCTGGCGATGCTGGTCGGCGTGGTGCTGATCGGTTACCGCCACTTTGAAAACCTCTCGATGGGGATCGGCGCCGCGTTCCTGTACTTGCTGCTCCCCTACACCGCCCTCTACACCGGTCGCGTCGATCACGTCCTTCCGGGCGCCCTGCTAGTCTGGGCGATCCTCTGTTACCGACGTCCCACGTGGGCCGGCATTTTCCTCGGCCTGGCGATCGGCACCGTTTACTACCCGCTCTTTTTACTGCCGCTTTGGGTCAGCTTCTATTGGCAACGGGGCGTCGTCCGCTTCGCCCTCGGCGTCACCGCGATGCTGGTTCTGCTGGTCCTGACGCTGGCGATCGTCGCCCCGAACGTCACGACGTTCCTCAACCAGTTCAGCGCGATGTTCGGTCTTTGGAGCCCGCGTAGCGAAGGCTTCACTGGCTTCTGGAATTACTTCATCTACTCGAACGACTTCCGAATCCCGATCCTGGTGGCGTTCGTGATCTGCGCCTGCGGGTTGGCTTTCTGGCCGGCCCAAAAGAACCTCGGCACGATGCTCAGCTGCAGCGCCGCCATCATGCTGGCCGCCCAGTTCTGGCACGCCAACGACGGCACGACGTACCTGGCCTGGTACATGCCGCTCCTCTTGCTGACCGTTTTCCGCCCGAACCTGGAAGACCGCGTCGCATTGCATGTAATCGGAGAAGGTTGGCTGCCGCGTCGCGTGACGGTCGCGAAGGAAGAGAAGAAGGCGGCGTAG
- a CDS encoding site-2 protease family protein — protein MKWSLRIGTLFGIGVYVHFTFLIILVWFAALHWTRGDDLSDTLFGLAMVGAIFFIVVLHELGHALAARRYGIETKDITLLPIGGVARLERMPEDPKQELVVAIAGPMVNVVLAVLFLGLTLLIGSLASDRSNALLYLSSVFGENASMKTMTDLTIWQQAASICFVLFAFNVIMVLFNLLPAFPMDGGRVLRAFLAMHMDYVQATQVAAGVGQFMAFLFGFFGLFYNPFLVFIALFVWMGATAEAAMVQRKFALTGIPIRSVMITHFETVRPDETLGDAATHVLAGFQQDFPVVDEGKVVGMLTKHDLLRALAESGNQAPISGVMRTDFQVATPSEMLQTAYERLQNGACNSMPIVANGQLVGVIDLENVGEFIAIRSALRQSQG, from the coding sequence ATGAAATGGTCGCTACGGATCGGCACTCTGTTCGGCATCGGCGTTTACGTCCACTTCACCTTCCTGATCATCCTGGTCTGGTTCGCGGCGCTCCACTGGACCCGCGGCGACGATCTCAGCGATACCCTCTTCGGCCTGGCGATGGTCGGGGCGATCTTTTTTATCGTCGTCCTGCACGAACTGGGACATGCGCTCGCCGCACGCCGTTATGGCATTGAAACGAAAGACATCACGCTCCTGCCGATCGGCGGCGTCGCCCGACTCGAACGGATGCCGGAAGATCCAAAGCAAGAGTTGGTCGTTGCGATCGCCGGCCCGATGGTCAACGTCGTCTTGGCGGTCCTCTTCTTGGGGCTGACCCTGCTCATCGGCAGCTTGGCGTCGGATCGCAGCAATGCGCTCCTCTATCTCAGTTCGGTCTTCGGCGAGAACGCGTCGATGAAGACGATGACCGATCTCACCATTTGGCAACAAGCGGCGTCGATCTGCTTCGTCCTGTTCGCCTTCAATGTGATCATGGTCCTCTTCAATTTGCTCCCCGCCTTCCCGATGGACGGGGGACGCGTGCTGCGGGCGTTCCTGGCGATGCACATGGACTACGTGCAAGCGACCCAGGTCGCCGCCGGGGTCGGCCAGTTCATGGCCTTCCTCTTTGGCTTCTTCGGCCTCTTTTACAATCCGTTTCTCGTCTTCATCGCCTTGTTCGTCTGGATGGGGGCGACCGCCGAAGCGGCGATGGTGCAGCGAAAGTTCGCCCTTACCGGGATTCCGATCCGCAGCGTGATGATCACCCACTTCGAGACGGTTCGCCCGGACGAAACGCTGGGCGACGCGGCAACGCACGTCTTGGCCGGCTTTCAGCAAGACTTTCCGGTGGTCGACGAAGGCAAAGTGGTCGGGATGCTGACCAAACATGATCTGCTGCGGGCACTCGCCGAAAGTGGCAACCAGGCGCCGATCAGCGGCGTGATGCGGACCGATTTTCAGGTCGCCACGCCGAGCGAAATGCTGCAAACCGCCTACGAACGGCTGCAAAATGGCGCCTGTAACTCAATGCCAATCGTCGCCAATGGGCAGCTCGTCGGCGTGATCGACCTGGAAAACGTCGGGGAGTTCATCGCCATCCGGTCGGCGCTCCGGCAGAGTCAAGGTTAG
- a CDS encoding alpha/beta hydrolase, with the protein MKKMLAAAILALVASPAWAENVEVVLWPAGQVPGQDPSVKEEIVEEIDQRIGRKTTKVTKPMITVFQPEADKKNGAAVVVCPGGGYNILAYDLEGTEVAKWLNDIGVTAVVLHYRVPRAKGDYQTGPMQDAQRAMRLTRENAEAWGIDPNRVGLLGFSAGGNLTAITGVGHDLKTYDPIDEADKLSCRPDFLVLVYPAYLTTEPDSVVLNDRAEVTPTTPPAIMIHAEDDPVPCNNSIAFFLGLKRLKTPAEVHIYPTGGHGYGLRPTDHEVTLWPTVVTKFMEKQGVLSAKK; encoded by the coding sequence ATGAAGAAGATGCTCGCCGCTGCGATTCTCGCGCTTGTCGCTTCGCCTGCTTGGGCCGAAAACGTTGAAGTCGTCCTCTGGCCCGCTGGTCAGGTTCCGGGCCAAGACCCGAGCGTGAAAGAGGAGATCGTTGAGGAAATCGACCAGCGGATCGGCCGCAAAACGACGAAAGTCACCAAGCCGATGATCACCGTTTTCCAGCCGGAGGCGGACAAGAAGAATGGCGCGGCGGTCGTCGTCTGCCCCGGCGGCGGATACAACATCCTCGCCTACGATCTGGAAGGAACGGAAGTCGCCAAGTGGCTGAACGACATCGGCGTCACCGCGGTAGTTCTGCACTATCGCGTTCCGCGGGCCAAAGGGGACTATCAAACCGGTCCGATGCAGGACGCCCAGCGTGCGATGCGTCTGACTCGCGAAAACGCCGAAGCGTGGGGAATCGATCCCAATCGGGTCGGGCTCCTCGGCTTCTCGGCCGGCGGCAATCTGACCGCGATCACCGGCGTCGGCCATGACCTGAAAACGTACGATCCGATCGACGAAGCGGACAAGCTGAGCTGCCGCCCCGACTTCCTGGTGCTGGTCTACCCGGCTTACCTGACGACCGAACCGGACAGCGTCGTTTTGAACGATCGGGCCGAAGTGACGCCGACCACGCCGCCGGCGATCATGATCCACGCCGAAGACGATCCGGTTCCGTGCAACAACAGCATCGCCTTCTTCCTCGGCCTGAAGCGTTTGAAGACTCCGGCCGAAGTGCACATCTACCCAACCGGCGGCCATGGCTACGGCCTTCGTCCCACGGATCACGAAGTGACCCTCTGGCCGACCGTAGTAACGAAGTTCATGGAGAAGCAAGGCGTGCTGAGCGCGAAGAAGTAG
- a CDS encoding ankyrin repeat domain-containing protein, with protein MIDKTANQALARAIYAQDPQRVQEVIAANPSLVRDFVTTEDLKRSWLNLAVKDGNAAVVAAMLDAGYNINVQLIPTGDTPLQTAILFEKDETVELLIARGANPNLDRSLVSALNWKLSPERRLRYVTLLVEAGADLNRLYNLYDDPGCRLAAIDWTDDPAVIDLLRSHGAKTAYELEAEREEV; from the coding sequence TTGATCGATAAGACCGCCAATCAAGCGTTGGCCCGCGCCATTTACGCCCAAGATCCGCAGCGCGTGCAGGAAGTCATCGCCGCCAATCCGTCGCTCGTCCGCGATTTCGTCACGACCGAAGACTTGAAACGCTCGTGGCTGAACCTGGCGGTCAAAGACGGAAACGCAGCGGTCGTCGCGGCGATGCTCGACGCCGGATACAACATCAACGTGCAGTTGATCCCGACTGGCGATACGCCGCTGCAAACGGCGATCTTGTTTGAAAAGGACGAAACGGTCGAACTGCTGATCGCCCGCGGCGCCAATCCGAATCTCGATCGATCGCTTGTCTCGGCCCTCAACTGGAAGCTGTCGCCGGAACGCCGCTTGCGTTACGTCACCCTCTTGGTCGAAGCAGGCGCCGATCTGAACCGGCTCTACAATCTGTACGACGACCCCGGCTGCCGTCTGGCGGCGATCGACTGGACCGACGATCCGGCGGTAATCGACCTGCTGCGCAGCCATGGGGCGAAAACCGCGTATGAATTGGAAGCGGAGCGGGAAGAAGTTTAG
- a CDS encoding VOC family protein, which yields MSKPAKNTICLWYDGAAEEAANFYAETFPDSSVDGVTRAPGDYPSGQQGNVLVVQFTVLGIPCIGLNGGPGHAHTDAFSFQVSTEDQAETDCYWDAIISHGGKEIACGWCVDKWGISWQITPAMLMSAISNPDPAVAKRAFEAMMTMTKIDIATIEAAMAG from the coding sequence ATGTCGAAACCAGCGAAAAACACGATCTGCCTGTGGTACGACGGCGCCGCCGAAGAAGCGGCGAACTTTTATGCCGAGACCTTTCCTGACTCGTCGGTCGACGGCGTCACCCGCGCTCCCGGCGACTATCCCTCCGGGCAGCAGGGAAACGTGCTGGTCGTCCAGTTCACGGTGCTGGGGATTCCCTGCATCGGTCTGAACGGCGGCCCCGGCCATGCCCATACCGACGCCTTCTCGTTCCAAGTTTCGACCGAAGATCAGGCCGAAACCGATTGCTACTGGGACGCGATCATCAGTCACGGCGGCAAAGAAATCGCCTGCGGCTGGTGCGTCGACAAGTGGGGCATCTCCTGGCAAATCACCCCCGCGATGCTGATGTCGGCGATCAGCAATCCCGATCCGGCCGTCGCCAAACGGGCCTTCGAAGCGATGATGACGATGACGAAGATCGACATCGCCACGATCGAAGCGGCAATGGCCGGTTAA
- a CDS encoding phytoene desaturase family protein — translation MNFGTSYKQNPINGSYDVIVIGSGIGGLGAAALLAKHGGKRVLVLERHYTAGGFTHTFRRPGYEWDVGVHYIGDIFDLDAPLRTLLDDVTDAQLEWADMGEVYDRIIIGDQTYDFVKGRENFRQRLHDYFPNERTAIDRYLQEVDATSDRARMFFAEKALPVFLSRLVGGLMRWPLLRKAKRTTLETLSSLTSDKQLIGVLTGQFGDYGLPPGQSSFFIHAMIAKHYLEGAAYPVGGASRFAATMLPVIEQRGGAVYTNAEVGRILVENDRAVGVELADGNQLRAPWVVSDAGALNTFQRLLPPETSAAPHCQRLLRHQSESPAHISLYIGLRETAEQLGLSKPNLWVYRDYDHDRNFARIQADPNAPLPVAYISFPSAKDPDFEQRYPGRATIEVISVAPYAWFAPWASDPWKKRGDEYEALKEQLTGKLLEQLYACCPQVEGRIDYAELSTPLSTEHFMGHPHGMIYGLAATPARFAERWLRPQTPLRNLYLTGTDICTLGIAGALFGGFLTASAILGKNLMPAVAKGAKRAQARKTKGAATG, via the coding sequence ATGAACTTCGGAACGTCGTATAAGCAGAATCCGATCAACGGCAGCTACGACGTGATCGTCATCGGCTCGGGGATTGGCGGGCTCGGCGCGGCGGCGCTGCTCGCCAAGCATGGCGGCAAGCGGGTGCTGGTTCTCGAACGGCACTATACCGCCGGCGGTTTTACCCATACGTTTCGCCGGCCTGGGTACGAGTGGGACGTTGGCGTTCACTACATCGGCGATATTTTCGACCTCGATGCGCCGCTGCGGACGCTGCTCGACGACGTGACCGACGCCCAGCTCGAGTGGGCCGACATGGGAGAGGTCTACGACCGGATCATCATCGGCGACCAGACATACGACTTCGTCAAAGGTCGCGAAAACTTCCGGCAGCGGCTGCACGATTATTTTCCGAACGAGCGTACCGCAATCGATCGCTACTTGCAGGAAGTCGACGCGACCTCCGATCGGGCCAGAATGTTCTTCGCTGAGAAAGCGCTGCCGGTCTTTCTGTCGCGGCTGGTCGGCGGCTTGATGCGTTGGCCGCTCCTCAGGAAAGCGAAGCGGACGACGCTCGAAACCCTTTCGTCGCTCACCAGCGACAAGCAGCTAATCGGCGTGCTGACGGGGCAGTTTGGCGACTACGGCTTGCCTCCGGGGCAGAGCAGCTTTTTCATTCACGCGATGATCGCGAAGCATTATCTGGAAGGCGCCGCTTATCCCGTGGGAGGCGCGTCTCGTTTCGCCGCAACGATGTTGCCGGTGATCGAACAGCGGGGCGGAGCAGTTTACACCAACGCCGAGGTTGGCCGCATCCTGGTCGAAAACGATCGAGCCGTCGGCGTCGAACTGGCCGACGGAAACCAGTTGCGAGCTCCTTGGGTCGTCAGCGACGCCGGGGCGCTGAATACATTTCAGCGTTTGTTGCCGCCGGAGACGAGCGCCGCGCCGCACTGTCAGCGTCTCTTGCGTCATCAATCGGAATCGCCAGCCCACATCTCCCTCTACATCGGCTTGCGGGAGACGGCCGAGCAGCTTGGTTTGTCGAAGCCGAATCTATGGGTCTATCGCGACTACGATCACGACCGCAACTTCGCGCGGATTCAAGCAGATCCGAACGCGCCGCTGCCGGTCGCCTATATCTCGTTCCCTTCGGCGAAAGATCCTGACTTTGAACAGCGTTATCCTGGCCGGGCTACGATCGAAGTGATCAGCGTCGCCCCTTACGCCTGGTTCGCGCCTTGGGCTTCCGATCCCTGGAAGAAGCGGGGCGACGAATACGAAGCGCTGAAGGAGCAGCTGACTGGGAAATTGCTGGAACAGCTCTACGCTTGCTGTCCGCAGGTGGAAGGGAGGATCGACTACGCCGAGCTGTCGACGCCGTTGTCGACCGAACACTTCATGGGACATCCACATGGAATGATCTATGGGCTGGCCGCGACGCCGGCACGCTTTGCCGAGCGTTGGCTCCGCCCGCAAACGCCGCTCCGCAATTTGTACCTGACCGGGACTGACATCTGCACGCTGGGAATCGCCGGGGCGCTGTTCGGCGGCTTTTTGACGGCGTCGGCGATTCTAGGCAAGAACCTAATGCCGGCCGTGGCCAAGGGGGCGAAGCGGGCGCAGGCTCGGAAAACAAAGGGCGCCGCGACAGGCTGA
- a CDS encoding DUF4272 domain-containing protein has protein sequence MTTTKEFAIAHKLCGEEVVPAIADAEFDEPLPGTASEIARRAIILHGVVAVGFGVDGGEVLRWLDSQGLTDEISPQELALLQAEEPSEQDSAAARWRVEAEWALLWAIGKVRTLGLPTRTCDTTQLVDEIMPGLGTPIDKFVESAQLRSPGEILAESDRHYHLHCYIRQAMKRQRAPRDLQYVVLWQRCYAFEWLYNSVEWDEVQVDA, from the coding sequence ATGACGACGACCAAAGAGTTCGCGATCGCCCACAAACTTTGCGGCGAAGAAGTTGTACCGGCGATTGCCGACGCGGAGTTCGACGAGCCTCTTCCTGGTACGGCGTCGGAAATTGCCCGTCGCGCGATCATTTTGCACGGCGTCGTCGCGGTCGGTTTTGGCGTGGATGGCGGCGAAGTTCTCCGCTGGCTCGATTCGCAAGGCTTGACCGACGAGATCTCTCCTCAAGAGCTCGCTTTACTCCAAGCCGAAGAGCCGTCCGAACAAGATAGCGCTGCCGCACGCTGGCGAGTGGAAGCGGAATGGGCGTTGCTGTGGGCGATCGGCAAAGTCAGGACGCTCGGCCTGCCGACGCGAACGTGCGACACGACGCAACTGGTCGACGAAATCATGCCCGGGCTAGGAACGCCGATCGACAAGTTCGTCGAATCGGCGCAGCTGCGTTCGCCCGGCGAAATCTTGGCCGAAAGCGATCGCCACTACCATTTGCACTGCTACATCCGCCAGGCGATGAAACGCCAACGAGCTCCGCGAGACTTGCAATACGTCGTGCTGTGGCAGCGCTGCTACGCCTTCGAGTGGCTTTATAACTCGGTCGAGTGGGACGAAGTGCAAGTCGACGCGTAA
- a CDS encoding DUF1559 domain-containing protein yields the protein MQKRDAFTLVELLVVIAIIGILIALLLPAVQQAREAARRMSCTNNLKQIGLASHNYHDTFKSFPSGWIATVEGTNVPFAHGEPGWGWAAQLLPMLEQQNVVDSLIDFRLSIRHSTHTTVRVHHVPGYHCPSDRAPFTFEAHGEDHGHADSGSGGDDDLELASASYIGVFGSTDNGGTTIEDCESFGAGTKCAGNGVFHHNSATKFASIIDGTSNTFFCGERKFTDEAPSTWVGSVSESEYAIERILGIVDDHAPNDDDNHPEDFRSQHPAGTNFAFCDGSVHLITETIDLQVYRNLANRQDGQVIPSDSY from the coding sequence GTGCAGAAGCGCGACGCATTTACGTTAGTGGAACTGTTGGTCGTGATTGCGATCATCGGCATCTTGATCGCCTTGTTGTTGCCGGCGGTGCAGCAAGCCCGCGAAGCGGCCCGGCGGATGTCGTGTACGAACAACCTGAAACAGATCGGCTTGGCCAGCCACAATTACCACGACACCTTCAAGTCGTTCCCGTCGGGCTGGATCGCCACCGTCGAGGGAACGAACGTTCCGTTTGCGCACGGCGAACCAGGCTGGGGATGGGCCGCACAGTTGTTGCCGATGCTGGAACAGCAGAACGTCGTCGACAGCCTGATCGACTTCCGCTTGTCGATTCGCCATTCGACTCACACGACGGTTCGCGTTCATCATGTGCCGGGCTACCATTGCCCGTCCGACCGGGCGCCGTTCACGTTTGAGGCGCACGGCGAAGATCATGGCCACGCCGACAGCGGCAGCGGAGGAGACGACGATCTGGAACTGGCTTCGGCCAGTTATATCGGCGTCTTCGGTTCGACCGACAATGGGGGGACGACGATCGAAGATTGCGAGTCGTTTGGCGCCGGGACGAAGTGCGCCGGCAACGGCGTCTTCCATCACAACAGCGCGACGAAGTTCGCATCGATCATCGATGGAACCTCGAACACCTTCTTCTGCGGCGAGCGGAAATTCACCGACGAAGCGCCGTCGACCTGGGTCGGTTCGGTGAGCGAATCGGAATACGCGATCGAGCGAATCCTGGGGATCGTCGACGATCATGCTCCGAACGACGACGACAACCATCCCGAAGATTTCCGCAGCCAACACCCGGCCGGAACCAACTTCGCCTTCTGCGACGGTTCGGTCCACCTGATCACCGAAACGATCGACTTGCAGGTCTACCGCAACCTGGCCAATCGCCAGGATGGTCAAGTGATTCCATCCGATTCGTACTAA
- a CDS encoding serine hydrolase domain-containing protein — MRRFSPLLALLLPLLLAPLASAEAPQISPISAAMQKFAAEGKISGAVTLVAKEGKIIHHAADGKANLETDQPMKKETMFAIASMTKPITATAVMMLVDEGKLSLDDPVSKYLPEFADVKLKDGKAPSRPITFRDCMSHTAGFQGSQSFETSLADAAKDVATRPLLFDPGSNWSYSPGLTVAGEAVEVISGMPFEKFLETRLFQPLGMNDTTFYPNEEQRARTAQIYSPGDQPGTLKPSGNAYSDPSKVKGPNPSAGLVTTAADLVKFYQMMLDGGVASGKRYLSESAVAEMTKLQTGDLKTGFTAGCGWGLGFYLVREPQGVTGMLSPGTFGHGGAFGTQGWIDPDKKMIFVLMIQRSGFGNGDDSDVRKAFQTLATDAVKQ, encoded by the coding sequence ATGCGTCGTTTTTCGCCTCTGCTCGCCCTCCTCCTCCCCCTGCTGCTGGCGCCGCTGGCGAGCGCCGAAGCTCCCCAGATTTCGCCGATCTCCGCCGCGATGCAAAAGTTCGCCGCGGAAGGGAAGATTTCGGGCGCCGTCACCCTGGTCGCCAAGGAGGGAAAAATCATTCACCACGCGGCCGACGGCAAAGCGAATCTCGAAACCGACCAGCCGATGAAGAAGGAGACGATGTTCGCCATCGCGTCGATGACCAAGCCGATCACCGCGACCGCCGTGATGATGCTGGTCGACGAAGGGAAGCTGTCGCTCGACGATCCGGTCTCGAAGTACCTGCCCGAGTTCGCCGACGTCAAATTGAAGGATGGCAAAGCCCCGTCGCGGCCGATCACCTTCCGCGACTGCATGAGCCACACGGCCGGCTTTCAAGGGAGCCAATCGTTCGAGACCTCGCTGGCCGACGCGGCGAAGGATGTCGCTACCCGGCCGCTGCTGTTCGATCCCGGCAGTAACTGGTCGTATAGCCCTGGCCTGACCGTCGCCGGCGAAGCGGTCGAAGTGATCAGCGGAATGCCGTTTGAAAAGTTCCTCGAAACTCGCCTCTTTCAGCCGCTGGGGATGAACGACACCACCTTCTACCCCAATGAAGAGCAACGGGCGCGCACCGCCCAGATCTATTCTCCCGGCGATCAGCCCGGCACGCTGAAGCCGTCCGGCAACGCTTACTCCGATCCGAGCAAAGTGAAAGGTCCGAACCCGAGCGCCGGCCTTGTCACGACCGCCGCCGACCTGGTGAAGTTCTATCAAATGATGCTCGACGGCGGTGTGGCCAGCGGCAAACGCTATCTCTCTGAATCGGCCGTCGCCGAAATGACGAAACTGCAAACCGGCGACCTGAAGACCGGCTTCACCGCCGGCTGCGGCTGGGGCCTTGGCTTCTATCTGGTCCGCGAGCCGCAAGGGGTAACCGGCATGCTCAGCCCCGGAACCTTCGGCCACGGCGGCGCCTTCGGCACGCAAGGCTGGATTGATCCCGACAAGAAGATGATCTTCGTCCTGATGATCCAGCGCAGCGGTTTTGGCAACGGCGACGACAGCGACGTGCGGAAAGCGTTTCAAACGTTGGCTACGGATGCCGTGAAGCAGTAG